The Saccharomycodes ludwigii strain NBRC 1722 chromosome II, whole genome shotgun sequence genome window below encodes:
- the COG7 gene encoding Golgi transport complex subunit COG7 (similar to Saccharomyces cerevisiae YGL005C | COG7 | Conserved Oligomeric Golgi complex), whose translation MNNSMQGNNKNNEDALLQMFFDPDFVPHVYLDILLSPAQSQNSTKNTPSVEKLKELQPLANNLLSKFDYYAETLTSELGTCVKQLEEPIEEIYVSGSKKTKLEFYIDTLSNSLSSLENDLNKMGNQIAILNKAYGTNNSNDDAIHEQIRLKIIKLNTIKKRVTTVHKCFQKLNDIIQAENKQSVSISEFKSSLLELQDNLVTSLRDKTTVSGSVAVDENKEFIEEIKFLIDLKTVFKNVDKFYPIYSDFAKTLKNELNNSKSVLNEN comes from the coding sequence ATGAATAACTCTATGCAAGggaacaacaaaaataatgaagatgCATTACTGCAAATGTTTTTTGATCCAGATTTCGTTCCCCATGTATATCTAGATATCTTGCTTTCACCAGCTCAATCACAAAACAGCACCAAAAATACACCTTCtgtagaaaaattaaaagaattacaACCTTTGGCAAATAATTTGCTTTCCAAGTTTGATTATTATGCAGAGACCTTGACTTCTGAATTGGGAACTTGCGTTAAACAGTTAGAAGAACCTATTGaagaaatatatgtatCGGGTTCGAAGAAGACTAAATTGGAGTTCTATATTGATACTTTATCCAATTCGCTCAGTTCATTAGAAAATGACCTTAATAAAATGGGCAATCAAATAGCTATACTAAATAAGGCGTATGGaacaaataattcaaaCGATGATGCTATCCACGAGCAAATAAGAttgaagataataaaattgaatacaattaaaaaaagagttaCCACAGTTCACAAATGtttccaaaaattaaatgatattatacaagcagaaaacaaacaaagtGTAAGTATAAGTGAATTTAAGAGCAGTTTATTAGAGCTACAAGATAATTTAGTTACCTCTTTAAGAGATAAGACTACTGTGAGTGGAAGTGTTGCTGTTGATGAAAACAAAGAATTCATAgaagaaattaaatttttaattgatttaaagacagttttcaaaaatgtTGATAAGTTTTACCCTATCTATAGTGATTTTgcaaaaactttaaaaaatgagttAAATAATAGCAAAAGTGTATTAAACGAAAATTAG
- the RPN14 gene encoding Rpn14p (similar to Saccharomyces cerevisiae YGL004C | RPN14 | Regulatory Particle Non-ATPase) yields the protein MHETNLLYLQIQPDFKDCIEDVAAGKLSKEHFYINVQSDPYTLQDEQNIQIFKNKADELTFSKNFQKLSENHYSFALANNPSVNNDEWRVQFITSKKSNKDTQGLEKDYTSLAISHERNSFVVLGDSLGNISVLNNGISEKIKTFDGAHEEEITCLKVFPSNKVLLSGSMDMKIKIWSLDDGGNPRTFTGHRQTITELSLIERGRNFISCSKDGTIKLWECGSGKCLHTFSRKENKYDGIQCMALLSGQNEETTQTANELEFGTEGKKVVAGHCSGVITCHDLYTKRQIFQIPSLFTSPCTAITNFSQNFIVSGYENGTIALWNLNSLERPVKVFSFQKGTPINKLVTYNSKTVFVSSGIDANIVFDITGKDGDYHVEYLVCEDKTIKSFEINQISGDLYVAGSQGLCSVYSI from the coding sequence ATGCATGAAACAAACTTGTTATACCTACAAATTCAACCTGATTTTAAAGATTGTATAGAAGATGTAGCAGCAGGTAAGTTGAGCAAAGAGCACTTTTATATCAACGTACAATCAGATCCATATACTCTACAAGATGaacaaaatattcaaatttttaaaaataaagccGATGAATTGACCTTTTCAAAAAACTTCCAAAAACTTTCAGAGAACCATTACTCTTTCGCTCTTGCTAACAACCCATCTGTGAATAATGACGAGTGGCGAGTTCAATTTATAACTTCTAAAAAATCTAACAAAGATACTCAAGGATTGGAAAAAGATTACACCTCACTGGCTATTTCACACGAAAGAAATTCATTTGTTGTATTAGGTGACTCATTGGGTAATATTTCAGTTTTGAACAATGGAATTtctgaaaaaattaaaacgtTTGATGGTGCACACGAAGAAGAAATAACCTGTTTAAAAGTTTTCCCCAGCAATAAGGTTTTACTTTCCGGCTCCATGgatatgaaaataaaaatttggtCTTTGGATGATGGTGGTAACCCAAGAACGTTTACTGGCCATAGACAAACTATTACAGAGTTAAGTTTAATTGAACGGGGCCGTAATTTTATTAGCTGTTCAAAAGATGGAACCATTAAGTTATGGGAATGTGGTAGTGGGAAATGCTTACATACTTTTAgtagaaaagaaaataaatacgaTGGTATACAATGCATGGCACTTTTATCTGGACAAAATGAAGAGACTACACAAACAGCAAATGAATTAGAATTTGGTACTGAGGGCAAAAAGGTAGTAGCGGGCCACTGTTCTGGTGTTATAACTTGTCATGATCTCTATACAAAAAGACAAATCTTCCAAATACCATCTTTATTTACATCACCATGTACGGCAATTACAAATTTTTCGCAAAACTTCATAGTTAGTGGTTATGAAAATGGCACCATAGCCCTTTGGAATTTGAACAGCTTGGAAAGACCTGTCAAAGTATTTTCGTTCCAAAAGGGTACAcctattaataaattggtcACTTATAATTCAAAAACAGTTTTTGTATCTTCTGGGATTGATGCTAACATTGTATTTGATATAACTGGAAAAGATGGTGATTATCACGTTGAGTATCTAGTTTGTGAGGataaaactattaaaagttttgaGATAAATCAAATATCCGGGGATTTATACGTGGCTGGTTCTCAAGGTTTATGTTCTGTCTATAGTATTTGA